One stretch of Nakamurella alba DNA includes these proteins:
- a CDS encoding molybdopterin-dependent oxidoreductase, with product MHRQETPRHSSHWGAFVPEVADGRVIRARPVPEDPDPSALLESVPSAVHAANRVLRPAVRRGWLSGREGGDPGRRGKDGYVEVDWDTALDLVAGELLRVRAEHGHDAVFGGSYGWSSAGRFHHAKTQLSHFLATTGGYVGQISNYSFGAADAVLPHVVGDSAAVLGGVPTWQDIREGADTLLMFGGAPAKNVQVEPGGVAAHRSRLGLLDALDHGVRAVNVNPVAYDAPPHRNLSWLPIRPGTDTALILALTREVVRAGRHDRDFLDRCTVGADRYLAYLDGSADGVEKSAGWASGITGIPERDILALAATLAGGRTMVTATWSLQRADHGEQPYWAVIALAAVLGGIGLRGTGFGFGYGSIAGTGNYRRRFGVPAFTATRNPLRRSIPVARMADMLLHPGREYEFNGARYSYPDIRLVYWAGGNPFHHHQDLNRLVRAWQRPETIIVHEPWWTPTARHADIVLPATTTLERDDIAAGSKDSFITAMRRVVPPVGEARNDHAIFRGLAERLGVLDDLTGGRSERELLADMYEQARADAAVHAVDLPGFEDFWRLGSIEIDVPDSQVPFADFRADPAAHPLATPSGRIELFSERVAGFGYPECPGHPVWLAPYEWLGDPDPQHPLHLLSPQPATRLHSQLDMAAVSLGSKIRGYEPCVLHAADAADRGIADGDLIRIFNVRGSVLAGAELRDDLVRGVALLATGAWFTPEFRGDEIWDVHGNPNALSRDVGSSRMGQAVTAQTVLVQIERYDGPDRTADPHAVPELHAR from the coding sequence GTGCACCGGCAGGAAACACCCCGACACAGCTCCCACTGGGGTGCGTTCGTGCCGGAGGTGGCCGACGGCAGGGTGATCCGGGCCCGGCCGGTGCCCGAGGACCCGGACCCCTCGGCTCTGCTGGAGTCGGTGCCGTCGGCGGTGCACGCGGCGAACCGGGTGCTGCGGCCGGCAGTGCGCCGGGGGTGGCTGTCCGGCCGCGAGGGCGGGGACCCGGGTCGGCGCGGGAAGGACGGCTACGTCGAGGTCGACTGGGACACCGCGCTGGACCTGGTGGCGGGGGAGCTGCTGCGGGTGCGGGCCGAGCACGGCCACGACGCGGTGTTCGGCGGCTCCTACGGGTGGTCGAGCGCCGGCCGGTTCCACCACGCCAAGACCCAGCTGTCGCACTTCCTGGCCACCACGGGCGGCTACGTGGGCCAGATCTCGAACTACAGCTTCGGCGCCGCGGACGCCGTGCTGCCGCACGTCGTCGGCGACTCCGCCGCCGTGCTCGGTGGGGTGCCGACCTGGCAGGACATCCGGGAAGGCGCGGACACGCTGCTGATGTTCGGCGGTGCCCCGGCGAAGAACGTCCAGGTGGAGCCCGGTGGGGTGGCCGCCCACCGGTCCCGGCTCGGCCTGCTCGACGCGCTGGACCACGGGGTGCGGGCGGTCAACGTCAACCCGGTCGCCTACGACGCCCCGCCGCACCGGAACCTGTCCTGGCTGCCGATCCGACCGGGCACCGACACGGCGCTGATCCTGGCGCTCACCCGGGAGGTGGTCCGCGCCGGGCGTCACGACCGGGACTTCCTGGACCGGTGCACCGTCGGCGCCGACCGCTACCTCGCCTACCTGGACGGCAGCGCCGACGGCGTCGAGAAGTCGGCCGGCTGGGCGAGCGGCATCACCGGGATCCCGGAGCGGGACATCCTGGCTCTGGCAGCCACCCTCGCCGGCGGCCGGACCATGGTCACCGCCACCTGGTCGCTGCAAAGAGCGGACCACGGCGAGCAGCCGTACTGGGCGGTGATCGCCCTGGCTGCCGTGCTCGGCGGGATCGGTCTCCGGGGAACGGGTTTCGGCTTCGGGTACGGGTCCATCGCCGGGACGGGCAACTACCGGCGGCGTTTCGGCGTGCCGGCGTTCACCGCCACCCGGAACCCGCTGCGCCGGTCCATCCCGGTGGCGCGGATGGCCGACATGCTGCTGCACCCCGGCCGAGAGTACGAGTTCAACGGTGCGCGGTACTCCTACCCGGACATCCGGCTCGTGTACTGGGCCGGTGGCAACCCGTTCCACCACCACCAGGACCTGAACCGGCTGGTCCGGGCCTGGCAGCGGCCCGAGACGATCATCGTGCACGAGCCGTGGTGGACGCCGACCGCGCGGCACGCCGACATCGTGCTGCCGGCCACCACCACGCTGGAACGGGACGACATCGCCGCCGGGTCGAAGGACTCCTTCATCACCGCGATGCGCCGGGTCGTGCCGCCGGTCGGCGAGGCGCGCAACGACCACGCCATCTTCCGCGGGCTGGCCGAGAGACTCGGTGTGCTCGACGATCTCACCGGTGGTCGTTCCGAACGCGAACTGCTGGCGGACATGTACGAGCAGGCCCGGGCGGACGCGGCGGTGCATGCCGTCGACCTCCCTGGGTTCGAGGACTTCTGGCGGCTGGGAAGCATCGAGATCGACGTGCCCGACTCCCAGGTCCCGTTCGCCGACTTCCGCGCCGATCCCGCGGCGCACCCGCTGGCCACGCCGAGCGGGCGGATCGAACTGTTCTCCGAGCGGGTCGCCGGGTTCGGGTACCCCGAGTGCCCCGGCCATCCGGTCTGGCTGGCGCCCTACGAATGGCTCGGGGACCCCGACCCACAACACCCCCTGCACCTGCTCTCCCCGCAGCCCGCCACCCGGCTGCACAGCCAGCTCGACATGGCCGCGGTCAGCCTGGGCAGCAAGATCCGCGGGTACGAACCGTGCGTGCTGCACGCCGCCGACGCCGCCGACCGGGGAATCGCCGACGGCGACCTGATCCGGATCTTCAACGTCCGCGGGTCGGTGCTCGCCGGGGCGGAGCTGCGGGACGACCTCGTCCGCGGTGTCGCCCTGCTGGCCACCGGCGCATGGTTCACCCCGGAGTTCCGTGGCGACGAGATCTGGGACGTGCACGGCAATCCCAACGCGCTGTCCCGGGATGTCGGATCCTCCCGGATGGGCCAGGCCGTGACCGCGCAGACGGTCCTGGTGCAGATCGAACGCTACGACGGGCCCGACCGGACCGCCGACCCGCATGCTGTTCCGGAGCTCCACGCGCGCTAA
- a CDS encoding nucleoside hydrolase, which produces MVDRRTFLQVAGVASGVIAGGTLSATAAGAAAPTPAAAGPLVPTSAWKNPNGPVARVLVVNDNGGDPDGLVSTAHAVLSSGGQVVGIVASRKVYRFAPNPTSADQAKAKTDELLKVMGIKGIKTYAGSMDAMTAVDAPKDSAGARAIIAEANRTDTTLPLYVTVGGALTDVASALQLDPSIAGKFTLIWIGGAAYPAGGAGETNSSDDPIAAQSVFNNSTVHIWQVPIDVYSQALVGMSEFQLAMLPCGKAGGYLFNEITARIGLFRLKGDSYCMGDNPLVLLSAQNQVYDNAGSNGKFVVRPAPTLNADLTYTDNPAGRPIRVYTSIDTHLMFNDFYAKMLLKYAKR; this is translated from the coding sequence ATGGTTGATCGTCGTACTTTCCTGCAGGTTGCCGGAGTGGCATCCGGTGTCATCGCGGGTGGCACACTGTCCGCCACGGCGGCGGGCGCCGCCGCGCCGACACCCGCGGCAGCCGGCCCCCTGGTGCCCACCAGCGCCTGGAAGAACCCCAACGGACCGGTGGCCCGGGTCCTGGTGGTGAACGACAACGGCGGCGACCCGGACGGTCTCGTCTCGACGGCCCATGCCGTGCTGAGTAGCGGCGGACAGGTGGTCGGGATCGTCGCCAGCCGCAAGGTGTACCGCTTCGCGCCGAATCCGACATCCGCGGACCAGGCCAAGGCGAAGACCGACGAACTGCTCAAGGTCATGGGAATCAAAGGCATCAAGACCTACGCCGGTTCCATGGATGCGATGACAGCTGTCGATGCGCCGAAGGACTCGGCCGGCGCCCGCGCCATCATCGCCGAGGCCAACCGGACCGACACCACACTCCCCCTGTACGTCACCGTCGGCGGGGCGCTCACCGATGTGGCGAGTGCCCTGCAGCTCGACCCGTCGATCGCCGGGAAGTTCACCCTGATCTGGATCGGCGGCGCCGCCTACCCCGCCGGCGGCGCCGGCGAGACAAATTCGAGCGACGACCCGATCGCCGCGCAGTCGGTGTTCAACAACTCCACGGTCCACATCTGGCAGGTGCCGATCGACGTCTACTCGCAGGCGCTCGTGGGGATGAGCGAATTCCAGCTCGCCATGCTGCCCTGCGGGAAGGCGGGCGGCTACCTGTTCAACGAGATCACCGCGCGGATCGGGCTCTTCCGGCTGAAGGGCGACTCCTACTGCATGGGCGACAACCCCCTCGTGCTGCTCAGTGCCCAGAACCAGGTGTACGACAACGCCGGCAGCAACGGGAAGTTCGTCGTCCGTCCCGCGCCGACACTCAATGCCGACCTGACCTACACCGACAACCCGGCCGGCCGGCCGATCCGCGTCTACACCTCGATCGACACCCACCTGATGTTCAACGACTTCTACGCCAAGATGCTGCTGAAGTACGCGAAGCGCTGA
- a CDS encoding transporter substrate-binding domain-containing protein: MTAVALLVSACGSGSDTAATTTSASTADSASTAQSASSASSASSASSAPSASSVSSSGSAAPVDLSGLAEQAQLSPGFPVDDALRSALPADVLEAGKVDVALSVGIAPVNFPGATETDVKGALPDLQAGLQGLFGVEFTGEIYPSTASQLTALQSGRVQMTLSTNGDTAERQETMDFVDYIRVDFNVAVAEGNPLGVTTLADLCGKRLGQVKGSASILEKIQPACAAAGTEDPAVSEFDDVASMQLALASDRIDVFGDNTFSTLWSKAQGQPVDSVVIPELGSLYFGFTFMKGQDQLRDAMLAGMQKLVEMGYYDEVLQRWGLSGGAITPGVNLATAAS; the protein is encoded by the coding sequence TTGACCGCGGTCGCCCTGCTGGTCTCGGCCTGCGGGTCGGGCAGCGACACCGCGGCGACCACCACGTCCGCTTCCACCGCGGACTCGGCGTCCACGGCCCAGTCGGCGTCCTCTGCGTCCTCTGCGTCCTCTGCGTCGTCGGCGCCATCTGCGTCGTCGGTGTCCTCGAGCGGGTCCGCTGCCCCGGTCGACCTGTCGGGGCTGGCGGAACAGGCCCAGCTCTCCCCCGGCTTCCCGGTGGACGATGCCCTGCGTTCCGCACTGCCCGCCGACGTGCTGGAGGCGGGCAAGGTCGACGTCGCGCTGTCGGTGGGCATCGCCCCGGTCAACTTCCCGGGCGCGACCGAGACCGATGTCAAGGGAGCACTTCCCGACCTGCAGGCCGGCCTGCAGGGCCTCTTCGGCGTCGAGTTCACCGGCGAGATCTACCCGAGCACCGCCTCCCAGCTGACCGCGCTACAGTCCGGCCGCGTGCAGATGACGCTGTCCACCAACGGCGACACCGCCGAGCGGCAGGAGACGATGGACTTCGTCGACTACATCCGGGTCGACTTCAACGTCGCGGTGGCCGAGGGCAACCCGCTCGGCGTCACCACCCTCGCCGACCTCTGCGGCAAGCGGCTCGGCCAGGTCAAGGGATCGGCCTCGATCCTGGAGAAGATCCAGCCGGCCTGCGCCGCGGCCGGCACCGAGGATCCCGCGGTGTCGGAGTTCGACGACGTCGCCAGCATGCAGCTGGCGCTGGCCTCCGACCGCATCGACGTGTTCGGTGACAACACCTTCAGCACCCTCTGGTCCAAGGCCCAGGGCCAGCCGGTGGACAGCGTGGTCATCCCCGAGCTCGGATCGCTCTACTTCGGCTTCACCTTCATGAAGGGTCAGGACCAGCTCCGCGACGCGATGCTGGCCGGCATGCAGAAGTTGGTCGAGATGGGCTACTACGACGAGGTTCTGCAGCGCTGGGGCCTGAGCGGTGGGGCCATCACTCCCGGCGTCAACCTGGCCACGGCCGCGAGCTGA
- a CDS encoding TetR/AcrR family transcriptional regulator, which yields MEPADPDVARRRRGTVLEDAILEAALTELNEQGWNGFSMTRVAATAGTGKASLYRRWPDKQSLVQAAAARMAARGDVNRPELTGRLRYDLFQFLLGVATFLTGPFGQVVRGFVTDVDPAALSGPFVVDDRIAAVDAILAAAQRTGEFDGREIPVHAVNVGSNLVVHHFLVHGAVPDRRTIGEFVDTVWLPLLVPTPAVDRRRTS from the coding sequence ATGGAACCCGCTGATCCCGACGTCGCGCGCCGCCGCAGGGGGACGGTGCTGGAGGACGCGATCCTGGAAGCGGCGCTGACCGAGCTGAACGAGCAGGGCTGGAACGGGTTCAGCATGACGCGCGTCGCAGCGACCGCAGGAACGGGGAAGGCATCACTGTACCGGCGCTGGCCGGACAAGCAGTCGCTGGTGCAGGCCGCGGCGGCGAGGATGGCAGCACGCGGCGATGTGAACCGCCCCGAACTGACCGGTCGGCTCCGGTACGACCTCTTCCAGTTCCTGCTCGGCGTCGCGACGTTCCTGACCGGTCCCTTCGGCCAGGTGGTGCGTGGGTTCGTCACGGATGTCGATCCTGCGGCGCTGTCCGGGCCCTTCGTGGTCGACGACCGGATCGCCGCGGTCGACGCCATCCTCGCTGCCGCGCAGCGGACCGGCGAGTTCGACGGGCGCGAGATCCCGGTACATGCGGTCAATGTCGGGTCCAACCTGGTGGTGCACCATTTCCTCGTGCACGGAGCTGTGCCGGACCGGCGGACCATCGGTGAGTTCGTCGACACGGTCTGGCTGCCACTGTTGGTTCCGACCCCTGCGGTCGATCGGCGGCGGACCTCGTAG
- a CDS encoding CaiB/BaiF CoA transferase family protein — translation MQSSSAGPLSGIRIIDFTRLIAGPCATDLLAGMGAEVIKVESAEGDAMRQARSVDGGGSRTAPSFTAYNVMKSSLVLDLKDPTDLETVRNLCRDADVVMQAFRPGVMERLGLGPEALRETNPRLVYGSLSAFGDTGPDAARGGVDIVMQAETGLMSVTGEEGRGPVKVGLPIIDAVSGYALALGILGALLQRERQDVAGDVAVSMLDAGLHLQAQPVAEYLSSGRIASRVGNKAPYAAPADAFTTGEGTLVLSAHLPGHWRTLCRLLGHPEWIEDPRFVTTEIRVQHRAEITALIEAELATAPADHWVEVLGGAGLTVGKIRDYREVLGSAQVAANGSVLDATDVDGTPIRIVRTPVRFSSFDDTAIERHVPGLGTAAVPQAVSA, via the coding sequence ATGCAGTCCAGCAGCGCCGGCCCGTTGTCCGGTATCAGGATCATCGACTTCACCCGGCTGATCGCCGGTCCGTGCGCCACGGACCTGCTGGCCGGCATGGGGGCCGAGGTGATCAAGGTCGAGTCGGCCGAGGGCGACGCGATGCGGCAGGCCCGCTCCGTCGACGGCGGCGGGTCCCGGACGGCACCGTCCTTCACGGCCTACAACGTCATGAAGTCCTCGCTGGTGCTGGACCTGAAGGATCCGACGGACCTGGAGACCGTCCGGAACCTGTGTCGGGACGCGGATGTCGTGATGCAGGCGTTCCGGCCCGGGGTCATGGAGCGGCTGGGCCTGGGCCCGGAGGCGCTCCGGGAGACCAACCCCCGGCTGGTCTACGGCTCGCTGTCCGCCTTCGGCGACACCGGGCCGGATGCCGCCCGCGGCGGCGTCGACATCGTGATGCAGGCCGAGACAGGCCTGATGTCGGTGACGGGTGAGGAGGGGCGCGGCCCGGTCAAGGTGGGGTTGCCGATCATCGACGCGGTGAGCGGATACGCCTTGGCCCTCGGCATCCTCGGGGCGCTGCTGCAGCGCGAGAGGCAGGACGTCGCCGGTGATGTCGCGGTGTCGATGCTGGACGCCGGCCTGCACCTGCAGGCGCAGCCGGTGGCCGAGTACCTCAGTTCCGGCAGGATCGCGTCCCGGGTCGGCAACAAGGCCCCCTACGCCGCACCCGCCGACGCCTTCACCACCGGCGAGGGCACCCTGGTGCTGTCGGCCCATCTGCCGGGCCACTGGCGCACGCTGTGCCGGCTGCTCGGCCACCCGGAGTGGATCGAGGACCCGCGTTTCGTGACCACCGAGATCCGGGTGCAGCACCGGGCGGAGATCACCGCGCTCATCGAGGCGGAGCTGGCCACCGCGCCGGCCGACCACTGGGTGGAGGTGCTGGGCGGGGCCGGGCTCACGGTCGGCAAGATCCGCGACTACCGGGAGGTGCTGGGGTCGGCCCAGGTGGCGGCGAACGGCTCCGTGCTGGACGCCACCGATGTCGACGGCACCCCGATCCGGATCGTCCGCACCCCGGTGCGCTTCTCCTCCTTCGACGACACCGCCATCGAACGGCACGTCCCCGGCCTCGGCACCGCGGCCGTCCCGCAGGCGGTGTCCGCATGA
- a CDS encoding nucleoside hydrolase — MVDRRTLFQGAGVAAAGVALSATATGTAGAAPVPQAVAAAGPSVYRDPAGPRSRVLIVNDTGGDPDGLFSTAHALLCSSTEVRGIVATLHSNGRIPSPADLSATKAKELLKVMGFPKIPVHVGSNTKMTSRTIPIDTPGARAIIAEAKRTDTTLPLYVTVGGNLTEVASAYLLDPTIAGTFTVIWIGGGSYPDGGPEYNLDQDPIAAQVVFNDTSIPIWQVNQDAYRQAVVSDTELQAAMLGCGKVGQYLWNELYTNTIVAYSRYINLGETYVLGDSPLVLLSALNQAYDSTGASGTGTSLFDTVPAPVLGATGSYTENPDGRPIRVYRTIDTRLMFNDFFAKMLFRYGKH; from the coding sequence ATGGTGGATCGACGCACGCTCTTCCAGGGTGCCGGCGTGGCCGCGGCGGGTGTGGCGCTCTCCGCGACCGCCACCGGGACCGCCGGTGCGGCTCCCGTGCCGCAGGCGGTGGCGGCCGCGGGTCCGAGCGTCTACCGCGACCCGGCCGGCCCGCGCAGCCGGGTGCTGATCGTCAACGACACCGGTGGTGACCCGGACGGACTGTTCTCCACCGCCCACGCGCTGCTCTGCTCGTCGACCGAGGTCCGCGGCATCGTCGCGACCCTGCACAGCAACGGCAGGATCCCCTCGCCGGCTGATCTCTCCGCCACCAAGGCGAAGGAACTGCTCAAGGTGATGGGCTTCCCGAAGATCCCGGTGCACGTCGGGTCGAACACGAAGATGACGAGCCGCACCATCCCGATCGACACACCGGGCGCACGGGCGATCATCGCAGAGGCGAAGCGGACCGACACCACCCTGCCGCTGTACGTCACCGTCGGCGGCAACCTCACCGAGGTGGCCAGCGCCTACCTGCTGGACCCGACCATCGCCGGGACGTTCACCGTCATCTGGATCGGTGGCGGCTCGTACCCCGACGGCGGACCCGAGTACAACCTCGACCAGGACCCGATCGCTGCGCAGGTGGTCTTCAACGACACCAGCATCCCGATCTGGCAGGTGAACCAGGACGCCTACCGGCAGGCCGTGGTGTCCGACACCGAACTGCAGGCGGCCATGCTCGGCTGCGGCAAGGTCGGGCAGTACCTCTGGAACGAGCTGTACACCAACACCATCGTCGCCTACTCGCGCTACATCAACCTGGGCGAGACCTACGTGCTGGGCGACAGTCCCCTGGTCCTGCTCTCCGCGCTCAACCAGGCCTACGACAGCACCGGGGCCAGCGGCACCGGCACCAGCCTGTTCGACACCGTGCCCGCCCCGGTGCTGGGCGCGACCGGCTCGTACACCGAGAACCCCGACGGCCGGCCGATCCGGGTGTACCGCACGATCGACACCCGTCTGATGTTCAACGACTTCTTCGCCAAGATGCTCTTCCGGTACGGAAAGCACTGA
- a CDS encoding PaaX family transcriptional regulator, with translation MTTGDTRAVEASEDLLRPFEHPATLLMSVLGEYWWERPEPLPSASLVELLRLFGVPEAAARATLSRMARRGLLDVERRGRRTFYALSARAAQVLRDGAVRIFGFGAEDLGWDGRWSLVAFSVPEENRRLRDVLRDRLRWLGFASLYDGVWVTPHDRVEAALRTLAELGVPTVSAFRAVHRTLADSAAGGPERAWDLQSLRAEYDWFIVRARSILQRARSGVMEPGDALVSRTFLTQLWSGFSTRDPQLPVELLPDDWPRKDARELFALGYEELGPRAAAEFARIVEDLAPELAGLVGFQTTAESVLGIYGGKPGAAEAVSPFAG, from the coding sequence GTGACAACCGGCGACACCCGTGCCGTCGAGGCGAGCGAGGATCTGCTCCGGCCGTTCGAACACCCTGCGACGCTGCTGATGTCGGTGCTCGGCGAGTACTGGTGGGAGCGCCCGGAACCGCTGCCGTCCGCGTCGCTGGTCGAGTTGCTGCGGCTGTTCGGTGTGCCGGAGGCTGCCGCGCGCGCCACCCTGAGCCGGATGGCCCGGCGCGGCCTGCTCGATGTCGAGCGCCGTGGCCGGCGCACCTTCTACGCGCTGAGCGCACGCGCCGCGCAGGTGCTCCGGGATGGCGCAGTGCGCATCTTCGGCTTCGGGGCCGAGGACCTCGGCTGGGACGGGCGCTGGAGTCTCGTCGCGTTCTCCGTTCCCGAGGAGAACCGCCGGTTGCGTGATGTGTTGCGGGACCGGTTGCGGTGGCTGGGATTCGCCTCGCTGTACGACGGGGTGTGGGTCACCCCGCACGACCGGGTCGAAGCCGCGCTGAGGACCCTGGCCGAGCTCGGCGTGCCGACCGTCTCGGCGTTCCGCGCGGTCCACCGCACCCTGGCCGACAGTGCGGCCGGCGGTCCCGAGCGGGCGTGGGACCTGCAGTCGCTGCGCGCGGAGTACGACTGGTTCATCGTGCGCGCCCGCTCGATCCTGCAACGCGCCCGCAGCGGCGTGATGGAGCCGGGGGATGCACTGGTGTCCCGCACCTTCCTCACCCAGCTCTGGTCCGGGTTCTCCACCCGCGACCCGCAGCTGCCGGTCGAGCTGCTGCCCGACGACTGGCCACGCAAGGACGCCCGCGAGCTGTTCGCGCTCGGGTACGAGGAGCTCGGGCCCCGGGCCGCGGCCGAGTTCGCCCGCATCGTCGAGGATCTCGCCCCGGAGTTGGCCGGGTTGGTCGGGTTCCAGACGACCGCCGAGAGCGTCCTCGGCATCTACGGCGGGAAGCCGGGTGCGGCCGAAGCCGTGTCACCGTTCGCGGGCTGA
- a CDS encoding enoyl-CoA hydratase/isomerase family protein: protein MSAPVLLEIRDGVGVVTMSRPERMNAVSLDLAQGLHDTLGALAVDDAVRAVVLTGAGPRAFGAGLDIREAATLDSDQLARQHELYSGVQRMIADFPKPTIAAVNGVAAGASFQLALHCDLLLAAPAARFGMPELAAGRPCIIGSYLLHRRIGPGLAADLVLTGRWLPATEAVSVGLVSRIVQPEFLLEAAVEAAAAIGGRSPAAVAATLSWLRELRTGAVPDLAGAFDRGARVSAESADPDAERAALAVLTGSRS from the coding sequence ATGAGCGCCCCGGTGCTGCTGGAGATCCGGGACGGGGTCGGCGTGGTGACGATGTCCCGGCCGGAGCGGATGAACGCCGTCTCGCTCGATCTGGCCCAGGGTCTGCACGACACGCTCGGCGCACTGGCCGTGGACGACGCGGTGCGCGCCGTCGTGCTCACCGGCGCCGGCCCGCGCGCGTTCGGTGCCGGTCTGGACATCCGTGAGGCCGCGACGCTGGACAGCGACCAGCTCGCCCGTCAGCACGAGCTCTACAGCGGCGTGCAGCGGATGATCGCGGACTTCCCGAAGCCCACGATCGCCGCCGTCAACGGTGTCGCGGCCGGCGCCTCGTTCCAGCTCGCGCTGCACTGCGACCTGCTCCTGGCGGCTCCTGCCGCGCGGTTCGGCATGCCCGAGCTGGCGGCGGGCCGCCCGTGCATCATCGGCAGCTACCTGCTGCACCGCCGGATCGGCCCTGGACTGGCCGCCGATCTTGTGCTCACCGGCCGCTGGCTCCCCGCGACGGAAGCAGTGTCCGTGGGACTTGTCTCGCGCATCGTGCAGCCGGAGTTCCTCCTCGAGGCCGCGGTGGAGGCCGCCGCGGCGATCGGCGGGCGCAGCCCGGCGGCCGTCGCCGCCACCCTGTCCTGGTTGCGGGAACTGCGCACCGGTGCGGTCCCCGACCTGGCCGGTGCCTTCGACCGCGGGGCCCGGGTCAGCGCGGAGTCCGCCGATCCGGACGCGGAGCGGGCGGCGCTGGCAGTCCTCACCGGGAGCCGGTCATGA